In a genomic window of Myotis daubentonii chromosome 18, mMyoDau2.1, whole genome shotgun sequence:
- the CKS1B gene encoding cyclin-dependent kinases regulatory subunit 1 — protein MSHKQIYYSDKYDDEEFEYRHVMLPKDIAKLVPKTHLMSESEWRNLGVQQSQGWVHYMIHEPEPHILLFRRPLPKKPK, from the exons ATGTCGCACAAACAAATTTACTATTCGGACAAATACGACGATGAGGAGTTCGAGTACCG GCATGTCATGTTGCCCAAGGACATAGCCAAGCTGGTCCCTAAAACCCATTTGATGTCTGAATCTGAATGGAGGAATCTTGGTGTTCAGCAGAGTCAGGGATGGGTGCACTATATGATTCATGAACCAG AACCTCACATCTTGCTGTTCCGGAGGCCGCTGCCCAAGAAGCCAAAGTAA